A window of the Pristis pectinata isolate sPriPec2 chromosome 27, sPriPec2.1.pri, whole genome shotgun sequence genome harbors these coding sequences:
- the hspb2 gene encoding heat shock protein beta-2 encodes MEDRTIPHAYPMSVEYEEDTPTTLYDQNFGEGLSSEDILAPTLYHGYYIRPRINKQLGRGFSEIATKGHKFQVLLDVCQFLPDELSVRTVDNLLEVSGSHPQKLDSHGFISREFKRTYILPLDVDPLLVQTTLSHDGILCIEAQRKGGEIQPKVNNVKINMESPPGTEEPGVEKLSLEAKRAH; translated from the exons ATGGAAGACAGGACGATCCCCCACGCTTACCCCATGAGTGTGGAGTACGAGGAGGACACCCCAACCACCCTCTACGACCAGAACTTCGGCGAGG GTTTGTCATCAGAGGATATTTTAGCACCTACTTTGTACCATGGTTACTACATCAGACCCAGGATCAATAAACAACTGGGCCGAGGTTTTTCAGAGATTGCAACAAAGGGCCATAAATTTCAGGTGCTCCTGGATGTCTGTCAGTTCCTGCCCGATGAGCTGTCCGTTCGTACAGTGGACAACCTGCTGGAGGTGTCTGGAAGTCACCCTCAGAAGCTGGACAGCCATGGTTTTATCTCCCGAGAATTCAAACGCACTTACATCCTCCCCCTTGATGTGGACCCTCTGCTGGTTCAAACAACACTGTCCCATGATGGCATTCTGTGCATCGAGGCACAGAGGAAAGGAGGAGAGATCCAGCCCAAAGTCAACAATGTGAAAATCAACATGGAGTCTCCACCAGGGACAGAGGAGCCTGGGGTGGAGAAGCTGAGTCTCGAGGCAAAAAGAGCTCATTGA